From the genome of Anopheles merus strain MAF chromosome X, AmerM5.1, whole genome shotgun sequence, one region includes:
- the LOC121596578 gene encoding 26S proteasome non-ATPase regulatory subunit 9, with protein MITKMSREAVLSLMERKKELEAQIEQQGLILSANRIGMNEPLVDGEGYPLSNVDVLSVRKARHTIICLQNDRKKIMQQIEKGIAQVFEAEQSTPANGQQQQQQHQNLPNEPMEVDGDRTADSAPEPFAVVETVVPGQLADRMGIAVGDQIVQVGTVTARNFKTMNQVQSVIANMQGRKLHLVVRKATSGQVATIELDLTSGSRLGIFMKPR; from the exons ATGATCACCAAAATGTCCCGCGAGGCGGTGCTCTCGCTCATGGAGCGCAAAAAAGAGCTGGAGGCACAGATCGAACAGCAGGGACTGATCCTGAGTGCG AACCGGATCGGGATGAACGAGCCACTGGTGGACGGCGAGGGCTACCCGCTCAGCAACGTGGACGTGTTATCGGTGCGCAAGGCGCGCCACACGATCATTTGCCTGCAGAATGATAGGAAAAAAATTATGCAGCAGATCGAAAAGGGCATTGCACAAGTGTTTGAAGCGGAACAAAGCACGCCGGCcaacgggcagcagcagcagcagcagcaccagaacCTGCCGAATGAACCGATGGAGGTGGACGGTGACAGAACGGCCGACAGCGCGCCGGAACCATTCGCAGTGGTGGAAACGGTCGTACCCGGACAGCTTGCAGATCGAATG GGCATTGCCGTCGGGGATCAGATTGTGCAGGTTGGAACGGTCACTGCCCGTAACTTCAAGACGATGAACCAGGTACAGTCCGTGATTGCTAATATGCAGGGCAGAAAGCTTCACCTGGTGGTACGCAAAGCGACATCCGGCCAGGTGGCGACCATCGAGCTGGATCTGACTAGCGGCAGCCGGTTGGGAATTTTCATGAAACCACGCTAG